One window of the Chitinophaga niabensis genome contains the following:
- a CDS encoding transglutaminase domain-containing protein: MQISVKCLYLSVLLCIGHQVTHAEEDKNIVIRERKERYEFVKGDNRNPVLVKQNFSTTYRCDEFRGSIPYTEFYDVNSTVGEVKVYVNGERVKSIKPEHRYHSIDGFFFSDARVCGFMLPLEKKGTESRVELEKTILDPRYFTSVYFNEDFFMEGKEVTLIVPRWMHLEIKELNFDGAGIIKNVTFDEKSQADVYTYTMKNMPAAAHESYAPGPSYVYPHLLVCSHSADGNDSKITYFGSVKDLYAWYSSLVKEIGNEKEPVKAKALDITKDAKDNLAKIKAVYTWMQENIRYIAFEDGIAGFRPAKAQEVLEKKYGDCKGMANLTKEMLVALGIDARLCWIGTRHIAYDYSTPTLSVDNHMICAVMLDGKQYFLDATETYIGFDQYAERIQGRQVLIENGEQYSLSNIPKRTYDQNKQIEKRTLRIEGNNLVGVAGHQITGESTESILSAAHSIKKENMKEALQQYLTEDNRLYGISNLKTSDLHDWSTDLTMNYDVLHKDAVNSFGDDIYVDLEFRKEFDDSDIDTTKRKNDFWLNYKRQVVQETTLAIPAGFKVKSLPPALSIDNAKYTFKAGYVQKADQVVYRKEITIKDTHIRRSEFSKWNDDIKQLKQAYLEQITLTKK, encoded by the coding sequence ATGCAAATCTCAGTTAAGTGCCTGTACCTCAGCGTACTATTATGCATCGGGCACCAAGTTACCCATGCAGAGGAGGATAAAAATATTGTGATCCGGGAACGGAAGGAGCGTTATGAGTTTGTGAAAGGAGATAACAGGAACCCCGTACTCGTGAAACAAAATTTCTCTACTACTTATCGTTGTGATGAATTCCGCGGAAGCATCCCCTACACTGAATTCTATGATGTGAACAGCACAGTAGGTGAAGTGAAGGTGTATGTGAATGGCGAACGGGTGAAATCCATCAAACCGGAACACCGCTATCATTCCATAGATGGCTTCTTTTTCTCTGATGCCAGGGTTTGCGGATTCATGCTGCCGCTGGAAAAGAAAGGCACGGAAAGCAGGGTGGAACTGGAAAAAACAATCCTCGATCCCCGCTACTTCACGAGTGTTTATTTCAATGAAGACTTCTTCATGGAAGGGAAAGAGGTTACACTCATCGTTCCCCGCTGGATGCACCTGGAGATCAAAGAGCTGAATTTTGATGGGGCAGGCATCATTAAAAACGTAACGTTTGATGAAAAGAGCCAGGCAGATGTGTATACCTATACAATGAAGAACATGCCGGCCGCGGCACATGAATCTTATGCTCCGGGCCCCAGTTATGTGTATCCGCATCTGCTGGTGTGCAGCCATTCTGCGGATGGGAATGATAGTAAGATCACTTATTTCGGTAGTGTGAAAGACCTCTATGCCTGGTATAGCAGCCTGGTGAAAGAGATCGGGAATGAAAAGGAACCGGTGAAAGCAAAGGCGCTGGACATTACAAAGGATGCAAAGGATAACCTGGCGAAGATCAAAGCAGTATATACCTGGATGCAGGAAAACATTCGTTACATCGCCTTTGAAGATGGCATTGCGGGCTTTCGTCCTGCTAAGGCACAGGAGGTTTTAGAAAAGAAGTACGGGGATTGTAAAGGCATGGCCAATCTCACCAAAGAGATGCTGGTGGCTTTAGGTATAGATGCACGTTTATGCTGGATCGGTACACGCCATATCGCGTATGATTATTCTACGCCCACCTTGTCTGTAGACAATCACATGATCTGTGCCGTGATGCTGGATGGTAAACAGTATTTCCTGGATGCCACGGAAACATACATCGGCTTTGACCAATATGCAGAACGGATCCAGGGCAGGCAGGTGCTGATAGAAAACGGAGAACAGTATTCACTCTCCAATATTCCCAAGCGCACGTATGATCAGAATAAGCAGATCGAAAAAAGGACTTTACGCATTGAGGGCAATAACCTGGTAGGCGTAGCCGGTCATCAGATCACAGGAGAAAGTACAGAAAGCATCCTGAGCGCAGCGCATAGCATCAAGAAAGAAAATATGAAGGAGGCGCTGCAGCAATATCTCACAGAAGATAACCGCCTGTATGGCATCTCCAACCTTAAAACTTCTGACCTGCATGACTGGAGCACAGACCTCACCATGAATTATGATGTACTGCATAAAGATGCCGTGAATAGTTTTGGGGATGATATTTATGTGGACCTTGAGTTCCGGAAAGAATTCGATGATTCAGATATTGATACCACCAAACGTAAGAACGACTTCTGGCTGAATTACAAACGGCAGGTGGTACAGGAAACCACACTGGCCATCCCCGCGGGGTTTAAAGTAAAATCATTACCTCCGGCGCTTTCCATCGACAATGCCAAATACACTTTTAAAGCCGGATATGTACAGAAGGCAGATCAGGTGGTTTACCGGAAGGAGATCACGATCAAGGATACGCACATCCGCCGCAGTGAATTCAGTAAATGGAATGACGATATCAAACAATTGAAACAGGCTTACCTGGAACAAATCACACTTACTAAAAAATAA
- a CDS encoding WD40/YVTN/BNR-like repeat-containing protein, protein MPRVLLVAVIFSLICNIACAQDGRIFLSKDSGNIWKRMDQGFPQEAVVNDLAYTKGVVIAGTQAHGVFVSRDELNTWQASNQGLPKNIKVDALEIFENKILLGSFKHGLFISEDNGRSWRATHKGLTDSTVRCIHTFETRIIAGTNNGIYVSTDKGKTWRNIFQRRQINGITSMNGRIYAAGADGIFLSLEQGENWRIIYHKASVHNISSNGMYVFAMSYEGTGKILKTNDDGATWLRSDAGLPAKYTFQVEKIGQRLLACQWDGVYKSDNNANTWTKSSEGLSPGKPFKELLITPFGVITARP, encoded by the coding sequence ATGCCGAGAGTACTTTTAGTTGCCGTCATCTTTAGCCTCATATGCAACATTGCATGCGCACAAGACGGTAGAATATTCCTATCCAAAGATTCAGGAAACATCTGGAAAAGAATGGACCAGGGCTTCCCGCAGGAAGCGGTGGTAAACGACCTTGCCTATACGAAAGGTGTGGTGATTGCAGGTACGCAGGCACACGGCGTATTTGTGAGCCGTGATGAACTGAATACCTGGCAGGCATCCAATCAGGGTCTCCCCAAAAATATCAAAGTAGATGCCCTGGAGATCTTTGAAAACAAGATCCTCTTAGGCAGTTTCAAACACGGGCTGTTCATCTCTGAAGATAATGGCAGGAGCTGGCGTGCTACCCACAAAGGGCTCACCGATTCCACTGTTCGCTGTATTCATACATTTGAAACAAGGATCATCGCGGGAACGAATAACGGGATCTATGTTTCAACCGATAAAGGCAAAACCTGGCGGAATATTTTTCAACGGCGCCAGATCAATGGCATTACCTCTATGAATGGCAGGATCTATGCAGCCGGTGCTGATGGTATATTCCTCTCATTAGAACAGGGAGAAAATTGGCGGATCATCTATCACAAAGCTTCGGTACATAATATATCCAGCAATGGAATGTATGTATTCGCCATGTCTTATGAAGGGACCGGCAAAATATTGAAGACGAATGATGATGGTGCCACCTGGCTAAGATCAGATGCTGGCCTGCCTGCTAAATATACTTTCCAGGTAGAGAAAATTGGCCAGCGGCTGCTAGCCTGCCAATGGGATGGTGTTTACAAGTCTGACAATAACGCCAATACCTGGACGAAAAGCAGTGAGGGGTTATCTCCCGGTAAACCATTCAAAGAATTATTGATCACCCCTTTTGGCGTTATTACAGCACGCCCATAA
- a CDS encoding Gfo/Idh/MocA family protein — protein sequence MKKTISRRKFIGNAATLSAILILPRHVLGGKGFVAPSDQINLGFIGTGRRGLSLRDSFFPIEGVKITAACDVYTSKLDNFCKKIGTSCVPYHNFTELLQQKSIDAVVIATPDHWHATMAVKAAEAGKDIYCEKPLSLTVVEGRKMADAAAKHKRVFQTGSMQRSAPEFRQAVELIRNGYIGEVKTVKVSIGGPPVPYNLPAETVPTDLDWNLWLGPNEFVHYNHELNPVIGDPLWGRWRNFKGLGGGDITDWGAHMFDIVQWALDMDHSGPVEFIPPGNDVKHLTMKYANGVIMTHEDFGKPHGIQFNGTEGTIEIQRKKLVTTPEALKDKTTFEKHVYHSDNHYKDFLKAMRDRSKPVSDIEAGHRSASVGNLANITYDLKVPLKWDPVKERFLNNKTADKLLFRKMKKEWAV from the coding sequence ATGAAGAAAACTATCAGCCGCAGGAAATTTATCGGTAATGCCGCTACGCTCTCTGCCATTTTAATTCTGCCAAGGCATGTATTGGGAGGGAAAGGTTTTGTTGCCCCGAGTGATCAGATCAACCTGGGCTTTATCGGCACAGGCAGAAGAGGCCTTTCATTGAGAGATTCCTTCTTTCCGATTGAAGGGGTGAAGATCACGGCTGCCTGTGATGTGTATACATCCAAGCTGGATAACTTCTGTAAAAAGATCGGTACCTCCTGTGTGCCCTATCATAATTTTACGGAGCTGCTGCAACAGAAAAGTATTGATGCTGTTGTGATTGCCACACCTGATCACTGGCATGCTACCATGGCTGTGAAAGCTGCGGAGGCAGGGAAGGATATTTATTGTGAAAAACCACTTTCGCTTACAGTTGTAGAGGGAAGGAAAATGGCGGATGCAGCCGCTAAACATAAACGTGTTTTTCAAACAGGCAGTATGCAGCGTTCTGCTCCTGAATTCAGGCAGGCAGTGGAGCTGATCAGGAATGGATACATTGGTGAAGTGAAAACAGTGAAGGTAAGCATTGGCGGACCTCCGGTGCCATATAACCTGCCAGCGGAAACAGTTCCAACGGATCTTGACTGGAACCTGTGGTTAGGGCCCAATGAATTTGTGCATTATAATCATGAGTTAAACCCTGTGATCGGTGATCCTTTGTGGGGCAGATGGAGAAATTTTAAAGGACTGGGCGGCGGAGATATCACAGACTGGGGTGCACATATGTTTGATATTGTACAATGGGCATTAGATATGGACCATAGCGGCCCGGTAGAATTCATTCCTCCCGGTAATGATGTAAAACACCTGACCATGAAATATGCGAATGGTGTGATCATGACGCATGAAGATTTTGGTAAACCGCATGGCATCCAGTTTAATGGTACAGAAGGCACAATAGAGATACAACGTAAGAAACTGGTCACTACGCCTGAGGCATTAAAAGATAAAACAACTTTCGAAAAGCACGTATATCATAGTGATAATCATTACAAAGATTTTCTGAAAGCGATGAGGGATAGAAGTAAACCGGTATCTGATATTGAAGCAGGTCACAGGAGTGCTTCCGTGGGTAACCTGGCCAACATAACCTATGATCTGAAGGTGCCGTTGAAATGGGACCCTGTGAAGGAACGGTTCCTCAATAATAAAACGGCAGATAAACTGCTTTTCAGGAAGATGAAGAAAGAGTGGGCGGTATGA
- a CDS encoding sugar phosphate isomerase/epimerase family protein, whose product MTRREWSKLMLTGLAGFAMPAAGFSRSGVVIGLQSYSLRDRSLDEAIKAMVQLNIKSCELWEGHVEPLELQWKRNSTPEETSRKKELLTEWRNGLQMSYIDGIREKLKKGGIKIQAYSATIKDNISEHDLELAFRIAKALGTDTLTTSGTVSVMKRVDVYAKQYKINVGMHNHAHVDKPNEFATPDSFERGAKGLSEYIKINLDIGHFTAANFDAVAFIREHHERIVCLHLKDRKKDQGANLPFGSGDTPIKEVLRLIRDNNWPIPANIEYEYNGADTVKELEKCIAYCQQIISA is encoded by the coding sequence ATGACAAGAAGGGAGTGGAGTAAATTAATGCTAACGGGCCTGGCTGGCTTTGCTATGCCTGCGGCGGGTTTTTCCCGTTCAGGGGTTGTGATAGGATTGCAGAGCTATAGCTTGCGGGACCGTTCGCTGGATGAAGCCATCAAGGCCATGGTACAGCTTAACATTAAAAGCTGTGAGCTTTGGGAAGGGCATGTGGAGCCATTGGAATTGCAATGGAAAAGGAATAGTACACCGGAAGAAACATCGCGTAAAAAAGAATTGCTGACTGAATGGCGCAATGGATTACAGATGTCGTATATTGATGGTATCCGGGAGAAATTGAAAAAAGGAGGTATTAAGATCCAGGCTTACAGCGCTACCATTAAAGACAATATCTCCGAACATGATCTTGAACTGGCATTCAGAATAGCGAAGGCTTTAGGCACGGATACCTTAACCACTTCCGGAACGGTGAGTGTGATGAAACGGGTAGATGTATATGCAAAACAATACAAGATCAACGTTGGCATGCATAATCACGCGCATGTTGACAAACCGAATGAGTTTGCCACACCGGATAGTTTTGAACGTGGTGCAAAGGGATTGTCGGAATACATAAAGATCAACCTGGATATCGGTCATTTTACCGCCGCTAACTTTGATGCGGTGGCGTTTATCCGGGAGCATCATGAACGCATTGTGTGTTTGCATCTGAAAGACCGGAAAAAAGACCAGGGAGCCAATTTACCGTTCGGATCAGGGGATACGCCTATCAAAGAGGTATTGCGCCTGATCAGGGATAATAACTGGCCTATCCCCGCGAATATTGAATATGAATATAATGGAGCAGATACCGTGAAAGAACTGGAGAAATGTATCGCTTACTGTCAGCAAATAATTTCAGCATGA
- a CDS encoding glycerophosphodiester phosphodiesterase family protein, which translates to MQTKYLIPVLAVLMLTGIYSANPVKLHSIKTGNTAGLKDFMRYTPDRLPFICAHRGGPRKGYPENCIETFENTLAQTPAMLEIDPHYTKDGKIVLMHDATLDRTSNGHGKVVDYTLAELKKLRLKDTEGNLTSFQIPTLDEALQWAKGKTILVIDAKDVPIEVRAQKIVENGAQANAIVISYSPEDTKKCYSYNKDILMEIMMGKPEFITTHDNSGVPWANVIGFVSHELPADKSIFAEVHKRGALCILGSSRNIDREFTSGKINAEQLKNGYLSLIGHGADVIEADLSIEGGAALKELQTVKSSKSKYFSK; encoded by the coding sequence ATGCAAACAAAATATCTGATTCCTGTATTGGCAGTATTGATGCTGACAGGTATCTACAGCGCAAACCCGGTTAAACTGCATAGCATTAAAACAGGTAATACAGCAGGTTTGAAAGACTTTATGCGGTATACACCAGACCGTCTTCCTTTCATCTGTGCACATCGTGGCGGCCCAAGGAAAGGTTACCCGGAGAACTGTATTGAAACTTTCGAGAATACACTGGCGCAAACGCCTGCCATGCTGGAAATAGATCCACACTATACCAAGGATGGTAAGATTGTGCTGATGCACGATGCAACATTGGATCGTACTTCTAACGGGCACGGAAAAGTAGTGGATTACACATTGGCTGAGCTTAAAAAACTGCGCCTGAAAGATACAGAAGGGAATCTTACTTCATTCCAAATTCCTACACTGGATGAAGCATTGCAATGGGCTAAGGGCAAAACCATCCTGGTGATAGATGCCAAGGATGTACCTATTGAAGTACGTGCGCAGAAAATAGTAGAGAACGGGGCGCAGGCAAATGCGATCGTTATTTCTTATTCCCCGGAGGACACCAAGAAGTGTTACAGCTATAACAAAGATATCCTGATGGAGATCATGATGGGCAAACCAGAGTTTATCACAACGCATGATAACAGCGGTGTGCCTTGGGCTAACGTAATAGGTTTTGTGAGCCATGAATTACCAGCGGATAAAAGCATCTTCGCAGAAGTGCATAAACGGGGTGCTTTGTGCATATTGGGCAGCTCCAGGAACATTGACCGTGAATTTACTTCCGGAAAGATCAATGCAGAGCAATTGAAAAATGGTTATTTAAGCCTGATCGGCCATGGTGCGGATGTAATAGAAGCAGACCTGAGTATTGAAGGAGGGGCTGCTTTGAAAGAACTGCAAACAGTGAAGTCTTCCAAATCAAAATACTTCTCTAAATGA
- a CDS encoding arylsulfatase, translating to MKIQSILIATAFLGSAWGPGKPSEKEKPNIILIMADDMGYGDLGCYGQKMIQTPNIDALAKGGLRFTTYYAGNTVCAPSREALLTGMHTGHTSIRGNFLTDEKEDPAMPSEKVTVAELLKGAGYHTALIGKWGLGGEGHSPETQGFDYSYGYLDQIQAHNYFPPFLYENGKKVMLEQNADGKKGAYSHHLFVDKTLRFLENSAKEPFFLYLPYTIPHGEHVIPDNSAYAGKDWPAQFKNYAAMITQLDSDIGRIMQMLKEKGLDKNTLVLFTSDNGANPGFAKFFRSNGVFRGNKTNLYEGGIREPMIAYWPGKIKAGQVTGHVAAGWDVLPTICQAAGIKAPAGIDGVSFYPGLLGTGKQAIHPYLYWEYYTYNYNWNKPDATMPRNWLDSRALRFDHWKAIVKSTPTDLAGKIELYDLAKDSTETTDLAATHPEVVKRAKGLLQAATKANAPYFPYKH from the coding sequence ATGAAAATACAATCTATCCTGATCGCAACAGCTTTCCTGGGTTCCGCATGGGGCCCGGGAAAGCCCAGCGAAAAAGAGAAGCCGAATATCATCCTCATCATGGCAGATGATATGGGTTATGGTGATCTTGGCTGTTACGGGCAGAAGATGATACAAACGCCCAATATCGATGCATTGGCAAAAGGTGGTTTGCGTTTTACCACTTACTATGCCGGTAATACAGTGTGTGCGCCATCAAGAGAAGCTTTGCTTACAGGGATGCATACCGGGCATACTTCCATCCGGGGGAATTTCTTAACAGATGAAAAGGAAGACCCGGCCATGCCTTCGGAGAAAGTAACAGTTGCAGAACTCTTAAAAGGTGCAGGGTATCATACCGCATTGATCGGAAAATGGGGATTAGGTGGTGAAGGGCATAGCCCGGAAACACAGGGCTTCGATTACTCCTATGGTTACCTGGATCAGATACAGGCGCATAATTATTTTCCGCCTTTTTTATATGAGAACGGGAAGAAGGTGATGCTGGAGCAAAATGCAGATGGTAAAAAAGGAGCTTACAGTCATCATCTTTTTGTAGACAAAACATTGCGGTTTTTAGAAAACAGCGCAAAGGAACCTTTCTTCCTTTACCTGCCTTATACGATTCCACATGGGGAACATGTGATCCCTGATAATTCTGCTTACGCAGGAAAAGACTGGCCCGCACAGTTTAAGAACTATGCGGCTATGATCACGCAGCTGGACAGTGATATCGGGCGGATCATGCAAATGCTGAAAGAGAAAGGATTGGATAAGAATACGTTAGTATTATTTACAAGTGACAATGGTGCCAATCCCGGTTTTGCGAAGTTCTTCCGCAGCAATGGTGTTTTCAGGGGAAATAAAACCAACCTCTATGAAGGCGGTATTCGTGAACCCATGATCGCTTACTGGCCTGGTAAAATTAAAGCCGGCCAGGTAACAGGGCATGTTGCTGCAGGCTGGGATGTGCTGCCTACTATTTGCCAGGCTGCAGGTATCAAAGCACCTGCGGGAATCGATGGTGTTTCCTTTTATCCCGGTTTGCTGGGTACAGGGAAACAGGCTATCCATCCTTATCTCTACTGGGAATATTACACTTACAATTACAACTGGAATAAACCGGATGCTACCATGCCCAGGAACTGGCTGGATAGCAGGGCACTGCGTTTCGATCATTGGAAAGCAATAGTGAAAAGTACACCAACAGACCTGGCAGGGAAGATTGAATTATACGACCTGGCAAAAGATTCCACGGAAACAACAGACCTGGCTGCCACCCATCCTGAAGTAGTGAAACGTGCGAAGGGACTCTTGCAGGCAGCTACTAAAGCGAATGCTCCTTATTTTCCATATAAGCACTAA
- a CDS encoding WD40/YVTN/BNR-like repeat-containing protein: protein MKNSMTLLLSVGIALFACKKPAELKKETLDGEKSVGASIQSVLPYNWGSVAIGGGGYVTGIVIHPTQSNRMYIRTDVGGAYKWDGTNQKWVQMLDGLSTIRVDGMALDANSPDRVYLALNDGVYRSNDLGVNWTKLFSTTYDGNGDLRWIGECLAVDPVTSTVVYAGTRTDGLYRSTNTGTSWTKITTVPNGTKGVRTVVVDPATTVSGRSAKVYVGIPGTGIYVSTDGGTTFAAMAGAPTSPNRMQVVAGKVYVTHSTGVTVWNGTTWTDITPAGGTNKNYCGLSIEAYDPLKIAVCQRYGTFNNPLYRSSDGGTTWQQMNTASLPITKTIEAPWWPNSWFSSATSSIVFDPLHHGDLYYADWFGVWFTSNAWAAGSVAWETRIKGDEETVVLTVAAPPGGVSLYSGVADVFGFRHDNIATYPTARLYNINEGFSIAYCESSPANIAILGSSANDGTGTILATSSNSGTSWTTRTLPSGVKLGRIAISSTNPDKMVYIAGGSAGAVYYSTNRGSSWTAATGAPTGSVNAIDVWSKDFSIAADCVNGDDFYIYKTGYLYASTDGGATWTQKNATAIPNKNSYLFVAARPGTAGEVWVSLDGNGLYKTTNGGTTFTKVTALSTSTAFAFGAPASGSSTPTVYSYGTLSGVKGLYRSTDLGANWDQINGSQTFPAGVKGLAGDRNVFGRIYVGTGGRGVLYGQP, encoded by the coding sequence ATGAAAAATTCTATGACACTACTATTGTCTGTAGGTATTGCATTGTTTGCATGCAAGAAACCTGCTGAGCTTAAAAAGGAAACACTGGATGGTGAAAAATCTGTCGGAGCCTCTATACAATCCGTGCTTCCCTACAATTGGGGCAGTGTGGCGATTGGAGGAGGAGGTTATGTTACGGGAATTGTTATTCATCCTACACAGTCCAACAGAATGTACATCCGTACAGATGTTGGAGGTGCTTACAAATGGGATGGCACAAATCAGAAATGGGTCCAGATGCTGGATGGTCTGAGTACGATCAGGGTGGATGGTATGGCATTAGATGCCAATTCGCCTGACAGGGTTTACCTGGCATTGAATGATGGTGTGTATCGTTCAAATGACCTTGGTGTGAACTGGACGAAGTTATTTTCCACCACTTATGATGGTAATGGTGATCTTCGCTGGATAGGGGAATGCCTGGCAGTGGACCCTGTTACCAGCACCGTGGTGTATGCAGGTACCCGTACAGACGGGTTGTACCGCAGTACCAATACAGGAACCAGCTGGACGAAAATTACTACTGTACCCAATGGTACAAAAGGTGTGCGTACAGTTGTAGTAGACCCTGCTACCACAGTGAGTGGCAGATCTGCGAAAGTGTATGTAGGTATTCCGGGTACAGGTATTTATGTAAGTACAGATGGCGGTACTACTTTCGCAGCCATGGCAGGTGCGCCCACCTCTCCCAACCGCATGCAGGTAGTTGCCGGTAAAGTGTATGTCACCCATTCAACCGGTGTTACTGTTTGGAATGGAACAACGTGGACAGATATTACACCGGCAGGAGGTACGAATAAGAATTACTGTGGTTTGTCTATTGAAGCGTATGATCCGTTGAAAATAGCTGTTTGTCAGCGCTACGGTACTTTCAATAATCCATTGTACCGTTCTTCAGATGGAGGTACTACATGGCAACAGATGAACACCGCTTCCTTGCCTATCACTAAAACCATTGAAGCTCCATGGTGGCCTAACAGCTGGTTTTCCAGTGCTACATCCAGCATTGTATTTGATCCCTTACATCATGGTGATCTTTATTATGCGGATTGGTTTGGCGTATGGTTCACTTCCAATGCCTGGGCTGCGGGATCAGTGGCTTGGGAAACACGTATAAAAGGAGATGAAGAAACTGTGGTATTAACAGTTGCTGCTCCTCCCGGTGGTGTATCCTTGTATTCCGGTGTTGCGGATGTATTTGGTTTCCGCCATGATAACATCGCAACATACCCAACTGCCAGGTTGTACAATATCAACGAAGGATTCAGCATTGCTTATTGCGAATCATCTCCTGCAAATATTGCTATCCTTGGTTCTTCTGCCAATGATGGAACTGGTACCATACTGGCTACTTCTTCCAACAGTGGTACATCCTGGACAACACGTACGCTTCCTTCCGGTGTGAAGTTAGGACGTATTGCTATCTCATCTACAAACCCTGATAAGATGGTGTATATAGCCGGCGGTTCCGCAGGTGCTGTGTATTACAGCACAAACAGGGGAAGTTCCTGGACAGCTGCTACCGGTGCTCCTACCGGTTCGGTGAACGCTATTGATGTTTGGAGTAAGGATTTTTCCATCGCCGCTGATTGCGTGAACGGAGACGATTTTTATATCTATAAAACCGGCTACCTCTATGCATCAACAGATGGTGGCGCTACCTGGACGCAGAAGAACGCTACGGCTATTCCCAACAAAAATTCTTACCTGTTTGTAGCTGCAAGGCCGGGAACAGCTGGTGAAGTTTGGGTGAGCCTGGATGGTAACGGTTTGTACAAAACCACTAATGGCGGTACCACCTTCACGAAGGTGACTGCATTAAGTACTTCCACTGCATTTGCATTTGGTGCGCCTGCCTCTGGATCAAGTACACCTACTGTTTATAGTTATGGCACCTTATCTGGTGTAAAAGGTTTGTACCGCTCTACAGACCTGGGTGCAAACTGGGATCAGATCAATGGTTCACAGACATTCCCTGCCGGGGTAAAAGGACTTGCAGGAGACAGGAATGTGTTTGGACGGATTTATGTTGGTACCGGTGGTCGTGGTGTTTTATATGGACAACCTTAA